The window agagaaaaaataaatgagacaatgtTACAAATTGATGAATATGGGTAAAGGACTTTTCTTGTACTATTTTTGTACTATTCTTGCaaattttctgtaagttttaaagcatttaaatttttaattaaaaatatttttccctggTATAAAGTACTTTTAgcacaatgaattcaaacaagtGCTTGCCTTTTCTGTAAAGGAGAATGATAAAGTAGGATGAAAAGTTATTAAGTGTGTGAAAACTGTTAGattatctaaaatttatattttttgaaaactgtgaaaaaacagattttatgttttaaacataTGAGCCATATTGAACTCTAAACATTCCATGATATTTGATATACATAGTGAACGCTTTCAATAACATTTAGATGACATCTGCAAATAATACTTTATTCTATTTAGAGTATATAATAGCTCATGATTGGTCTAGGAAGATGAATACTTTAAGACAAAGCCAGTtatgttaaaacacacacatatatgcatgttcAACCACACACTCACAGAAAATTGTGTGAAGCCTTCCCTATTAGAGTGAGACACAAGATGTATTTGTCTTCTAGCATATGTGACATCACTTGTGTAGCATCTAGTGTTATTTTTGTGCTGCCCAGGACTGGATCTTTATACAATGGCTACCTCTGGTAATGCAATTTCCAGCTGTGGAGCAGTTCTATGGAATTTTCACCCCCACCTTGTGCTTTCCTATACATGCTCTCTTTGAATAGCATGTAGTCTAGAGTAAAGAAATGgtgagccgggtgcagtggctcatgcctgtaatcccaacactttgggaggccaaggcaggtggatcacctgaggacaggagttcaggaccagcctggccaacatggtaaaaccctctctctactaaaaatacaaaaattagccgggcgtggtagcaggtgcctgtaatcccagctactcgggaggctgaggcaggagaatcacttgaacccaggaggcggaggttgcagtgagccaagatcatgccatcgcactccagcctgcaggacaagagcgagactttgtctcaaaaaaaaaaaaaaaaaaaatggtgaagaaGAGTATTCTCTCAGAGTGGGAAGGGAAGTCCggatatgtattttcttttgtatgagaagtaaaaccttttaaaatactATCAGCATCTATTAACTTCCTCCATACTTTGTCTCTCATTAGGCAAAGCAATGATGTTATCTATAACCTTCTAGAACAAAACTCTGTGTGAATCAAATCCTTCCCCCTGGCCTAGCTCAGCAGAGTCCTATGGAAATGGGGCTCTCAAAGACTGTCCGGCACACAGGAAAGTGAACCTAGCTCTCCAACCAACAAAGTATTATTAGTTAAAAGCATATTTCAGAGTTCCTAACAgggtaatttttgtttgtttgtttttgtttgaaatgcCCATGcgtattttattaataaaaactaaCAGTGCCAAGTTAAACAAGTCAAACAATTAAAGTCTCTTTATATTccataaaatattacagaaaaatttGTGTTTCAATAAAAAGACTTTCGCTTTAGAACAGGCAGCTAATAGCAGCTGTGCAGTTAATGGGTTttgtgaataaattttaaaagagactaCTGCCTGTCCTTAAATTCcttgttctttttattaaaaaaaaaaaaagaactattaaaaatgattaacaaattttgagttaaaaaattgttaaaacattctttatatttaatttcaattttataataGATTACAGGAGATGCTTATGAAACAAATACATTTGTTTCAGTACATGTCTTTAAATGATAGACTGATAAGTATGTAAACAACTATATAATAAAAGGTTTCCAAACGCTGCCTGTAAGAAATCAGGCAAATTTTACCATAAGCAACAAACCATTCCAAGCCTTCCAAACAGTCTCCATAGCCGCACCAGCGTGGCAGTAAGCtttaaccaaacaaaaacaaacaaacaaaagcacttTGCAATTTGTTGCTGCAAAATAGGGAGAGAAAACAGTGTATAAACTTGATGGAATCACGACAGTCAATATAATTTAAgggaaaataaagttaataagGTTGATGGtgtttattgtttaaaatgtcGAATTCTGCTGTTTGCTTGGGGCTCTGGACACCGTACCACTGAACAAATGGAAAACTCCACAGAGTCTCGCTATCTGCCAGTGGGGACGCCATCCAAACTCACGGCAAATAAACGGCAAATCAGGTGCTCACCATCCACAACAGGAGGGCGTTTTATTTTCATGCATGTGGATGAAATACAATTTCTTCAGCAAACAGCAAAAACTGTTCAGGGGCAAAAATGAACTCTgcacttaaagaaaaatataaaatgaaagcacaaaatactaaaaagtaaataaacgcTCTGCATCAGCACACTGGTATGAAAACACACATCCACAGCACGTCCTAATCCTACAGGAAACAATCCTTGCTTATCAGAGGTGCATATCTAAATTAAATAGCTTACCAATATCTTCTTGGGAGCAGgacaaaaggaaacagaaaacccacattaaaaaaaaaaaaaaagtttcttttcccTAAATGTTTTCCTGAAGCTGAATTTGAAGTGGGGAGGATGTCAGTCGTCCTTGTCATTCTCGTTGAAGTCATCATCCTCCTCGTCCTCCCCGACGTAGGACACCGGGGTCTCCACCCTGGAGCCGCTGTACTGAGACCTCTTGGAGCTTGTGGCCAGCATCCCATCTGCACCGTTGGTCAGGTCACTGGCAGAGAACCTCGTGCCTTTAGACGTGGAACCTGCCGCCGTGATGAACTTGCCTCCAACAGTTCCCTGAGCCATTTCTGTCACATACGGCTCCAGCGCCTTTGGGACTAGACTTCTGGCCATTTTAAGGTCTTCAGCAGAGCAGCTCCCGGACTCCAGCCAGCAAGCCATGCCCATCCGCTTCAGCACTTCTATGTCACCTTGGATTTCAAATGTGTTGTCAAAATTAAACAGATACTCCAGTTTGTCGTTGGAGATGCTGCAGTTGATGACGGTCTTCTTGCTGGTGTTGACGACGATGAAGGGCAGGTGGATGACCGAGTTGGGTGGTGGCGGCCGGCTGGCCTGCTGCTCTGCGTGCCGGTTTCTCTGCACCAGGTTCTTGAAGGCAATTTGCTGTAGAATAAGTTCTTGAAGTTGAGactgtttctgttttattctttcaaGTCTCCTCTGTCTTTCCACCTCTAAGTTCTGACATTCCTGAGCCGAGCTGGTGGGCAGACCAATCCACTTaatctccttcttctccttggAGATGATGTTCATGGCCATCAGCACGTTTAAGGCATCATAGACGCGCCGTCTTATGTTCTTCTGGTCATAAGCTGACTCGTTTGGTAAGATGTGGTTGTCGGCAGCACTGAACTCCGCGACCAGCTCGTCTGCCACTTCGTTGTAGGAAGTGGTCCCTTTCCTCTGCACCTTCTCGCAGACCTTCATGGAGAAATGCCGCAGGCCCTTGCAATTCTCTCCTTTCCTGTTGCGCTTCCCTGCAGACCGAGGTGAGGAATCAGAAGGCTGGTTCTGAGAGGCAAAGTGAGTGCTGGGGGTGTGTGAGCTTCCTACCACCAGGGTGTTTGACGCTGCAGGTCTCTGAGGCATACCAATCACCACTTGCTGGGCAATGCTGACATTGGACTGTCCAAAGGTTTTTGGCAAGAGCTGTTTCCCGAGCGGATTGACGGTGGAGGGGTGAACGGCCACGAGGGACACCACGCCTTTTCCGGAACTAAGGTTCTGGTCTATGAAGACCTTGAGTTCTCCGTTGGCTTCAATTAGACCGGCATCTTTTGCCATGTTACCAGATCCGGGAAATCAATGCTACAAATGTTCACCTtcccagagaagaaaaatgatttttctggGCGCAGCCCTGGGGTCCCGGCGCAACGTGCAGGCTCGCGGCGTCCACCCCGGACACTGGCGGCGCCCGCCCGGCAGACCGGTAACTCTGACAGGTGGGCTTCCGGGGTCCTCGCCGCGCGCCTGTCACTAGGCCTCGGGCCGCCTCCGCACTAGGCGCCTCCCGCGCGCGCCGGAACCGGGTCCCCGCGGGCCGCCGTGGGGCGgcctcccctccccccgccctGCGCGCTCCGGCCGACCCCGGCCCCGGCCCCACCTCCGCCGCAGGGCGCGGGCGCTGCTGTCGGCCGGGAGGGCCGGGCCCGGGACCCCCGCCCCACGATTACCTGGGGAGCCCCCACCAGCGCTGAGCGCGCGGGGTCCCCGAGGCACAGGGGCGCGCTGGGCGCGGGAAAGCGCGGGTCGGGGCCGCGCGGCGCCTACAAGCGGCCGGGGCACGGGATAGGGTGGCCAGGGGTCCCGCCCGCGCCCCCGGCCCCCGCCCGCGGCTCCCGCGGCATCCCCTGCCCGCCCGCACCTGGCTACCCGATCCGGCCGCGTGGGTGGGGGCGCGGAGAGGGCGCGGTGCGGGGCGCCGGGAGGCGCGGGCGGGGGCCCGGCCGGGCGGTCCTGGCCGTGGCGGGGTCCCTGCCCTGGGCCGAGCAGAGCCGGGGACCACAGGGTAATTTTTAATTGCTAGCAGTGTACGTAATTCAGGGATGCAGATTTCAAATATACGCCAAAAAGGTAGGCAAATCTgtgtgaatttttcttttaattcccaATATActtacttttttattgttattttcaaaaGCTTGTCTTGCTTCTTTGAATGTGCAGACGACTTCTGTGTACTCGCCCTCAATCTTGGCTAGCATTTTAATACTGAATTGGCTTTTTTCCtgtgaagaaaactaaaaagatatataattataagcaaaaaaataatttttttattgagacagtatctcacttaGTCActcaggctcgagtgcagtggtgattatgtctcactgcaaccttgacctcccgggttcaggtaagcctcccatctcagcctcccgagtagctgggaccacagttgtgcaccaccaccacacctgactaatttttatattttttgtagagactgggttttgccatgttgctcaggatggttttgaactcctgggctcaagcgatctgcccacctcagcctcccaaagtgctgagattataataggtgtgagctactgcacctggccaacagagtaatttttttttttttttttttttttttttttttttgagatagagtctctgtcacccaggttggaatgcagtggcatgatctcggctcactgcaacctccgcttcctgggttcacacgattctcctgcctcggcctcctgagcagctggaattacaggtgtgtgccaccatgcccagctaattttttgtatttttagtagagagggggtttcaccatgttggccaggctggtctcaaactcctgacctcaagtgatccatccgccttggcctcccgaagtgctggtattacaggcgtgagccaccacgcccggccgagagtaatttttttttttttttaaacccacatCGTAAGTTAATATACCAGATGAAAACTGCTAGGTGCTCTCTAGAAAAGCCAGCATCCTACACCTCTTTCTTGGAGTCAGCAATGGAGTAACACTTAATTCCAAACCACTGCATCTGCTATCTTCCTCATCATGTGAGTACCTCCTTTCAGTAGCAGTTCCCCTGGGCAGGGACAGTGACATAATTAACTGTGTTATATTCAGACATTAGCACATTCCTGCAAACCAAGGGTGTTTATGATAGCACTATTTATACTCATTAGTATAAGTAGATACCCCAAGGCATTCTGCTGTTGAACAGAAGCAACCAAATCAAAACCCAGCCTCTAGACAATGTCTTTGTCCTGCttcctgaaaataaataaaacttcaattGAACTGTATAATATAAACCCAGAGAACCATTACTTGTATGAAAAGATAGGTGACAAAACAACATTGAGGAGTTAAGATACATTTGGCCAAACCcattccaaaaaagaaataataattttgttttaaataaactttaattaTATATAGTTAGACATTTTAACACATACAACCCTATTCCACTGcccctcagaaaaagaaaattcttctcTGTGATGTATGGAGATATTGCCACATAGATAATCAAAATTTATACCCATGATACTCTGTGCAGTAAATAAGGCAATAGCTATATATGCGCTCATGgagaattatttttacttttcgatacaagtaaatataaaatgtacttcAATTACATATATCTAAAAAGAAATCTTCTTTGTttgtatacataaataaaatgccaCCGGAATTAAATCCCTGTTAATATAAAATACCTACAACATTTCTTAATCTTATAAATTTCTAACATATGAAAAGTCACATTAgtgcaagatttttttaaatttgtattttccaaagGAGTTTTTAAAGTATTCATTTTCCAGAGAAcatcttgaaataaatgaaaaatagaagtgcttttttaagaataaatgtcTAATCAATGATTTTAAACTTTACTTAATTATGTGTATTTCATAtaatagaaaacagatttttaacctagtatttttttaagtatccaAATTGGAATCAGCTAGATGACACACGATAACAACAATAGTAGGCCCACAGTGAATGTTTCCATCCTTCCACACTTCATAAGCATAGCCATCTAAAAACAGACTTCAAGCATGGCTGAGTGAAGAGGTCAGTGAATTATCTTTGCAaaaaacaatgataaactggataaaattgtcaaaaaaaaaaattcagtactCTGGAAAATGACAAAAGGCATACAACAAATTGAAAGTGTTTAATCAAGAAATACAGTGAATTTGTGGCATTATTAGCCTGAGCTCCTGCCATCCTGTCTCCCTACCCCTAGCTCTGTGGTGTAGCACTTCTACTGTGGTATAGCAGCAGGCTATGAGACTAGATGATGGAGAGGGCTGATTTTAAAGTGCAGAAAAATCTATGCTGAGGAGTGTTGTTGAAAACAATAACTGTTTTAGTGGCAAACAATTGAGGAAGATCAACATCACAGCTAAATTGGGGTTGCAATATGAGTTGGGGTGAGCTACAGATAAGAAAGTCAGCTGTAAATTTAACAGAGAGATCCAGCAATAAGACAGCCATAGTGAACTTTAAGAAGCTCCCATATATCCCAACTGTTATGAAAGGCTATATTCACTCAGGAAAGTCCAGAGATTGCCCTAGCTAGCAACTTGTCCCTGGCTACATGTGAAGCCTTGCGTATCCAGAAAGTAAAAGCCAAGGCAGATTTGTAAACTTCCTGAACTttgaatgtgactatatttggagacagggcctttatggaggtaattaaggttagaTGTAGTCATAAGGGTGGGATACTGTACTAACAGAAGGGAAACCTCTAGGTATccaggtttaaaaataaaaaaataagacttaaaaaaaatgagtagAAACATTAGTAGCTACACAGTACAAGAGAGACAGACCCTACAGAACGAATCTGGGCAGAAACTGTAGCTGCTATAATACAGTACCAAAAATGTCCACTTCTAAAAAACAATTATAAGACAtgcaaaaaagcaagaaactgaCTTGTACACAGGAAATAAAGCATTAAAGGAAGACTATCCCTGAAGGAGCTGAGATATTAGAAGACAAAAATGTCAAACcaacttttataaatatattcaaaactaaggaaacatatttaaagattaaatgaaaagtaCTAAGACAATGAGTTGTCAAATAGAGaataaagatacagaaaatgcaaaaattctggAGTACaaaagtacaataactaaaatggaaaaatttcacTAGAGAGCCTTAAAAGCAGATTTGAACTAGCAAAGAAAGAATCCATGAAGTTGAAGGTAAATCTCTAGAGAAAACTGAATGGAGATTCACAGACCAGTGGAATATATCAAGCACACCAACCAATATATGAATAATTGGAGTTCTAGAATGAGAGGactgagaaagaagggaagaaaaggtttCTGAAGAAATAATGTGTGAAAACCTcccaaatttaatgaaaaacagTCTCACCTAACCTGACCAACCAAAttccattttcaaaaacacagagatatggctgggcatggtggctcatgcctgtaatgccagcactttgggaggccgaggaaggcagatcacctgaggtcaggagtttgaaaccagcctggccaacatggcgaaaccccgtctctactaaaaatacaaaaattagccgggtgtggtggcgggcacctataatcccagctattcgggagcctgaggcacgagaatcgcttaaacccgggagccagaggttgcagtgagccgagatcatgccactgcacttcagcctaggcgacagagcaagactctgtcaaaaaaaaacaaaaaacaaaaaaaaccacacatatacacacagatcTATCCCTAGACATGCCAtagttaaatttttgaaaaagacagaaatgatTCAACACAGAAGGGAACCACATTAAGAACATAAACCAACTTCTCATCTGAAACAATGGAGGCCAGAAAGCAGTTGGGATATTCGAAGTGCTGAAAGGGGGGAAAAGTTTATCAACCAAGAATATTGTATAAGCAAAACAATCATTTAAAAGTGAAGGCAAAATAATGACATTCCCCAATAAATGAAGGCTGTTAGAAATCATTGCCAACAATCTTGCCTTGTAAAAAAATCTAAGGGTTCTtctatctgaaagaaaaaaataccacacAGTAACTAGAATACACAAAGAGCTAAAGACCACAGGGAAATATAAAATgctgtataaatatttttttcaattttcttaactGTCACAAGTTAGGCATACTTCCCATTTTATAATGTACAAGTGGTAGAATTTTACCATCTTTTGGCTGTCAAAAGGCAGATTGTGAGTGAAAATAGGACAATATTAATGACCAACAAAGTATCCTGTCCATCAAATACTTAATCCTAAGTGGCTGTGCTGTCAGATCCATAAAAGTGAAAACACATTTAAGCAGAAGCATGTAAAGagctagttttaaaatatagtttgtcCTTTCTTGATATTTTTATACTTGAGCCTCAAAGGGAGTTATTTggtttcataaaattaaaaacatgtcatctgtattccttccttccttctgcaaatatgtattgagcataTTCTGTTTGCCAGGAAGGTGCCTATCATTCTGCTCTGTAGTAGTAAAAAGGCAGTGGCAATTAAGAGCTTGGAGTTGTCTCATTTAAAGGCTCCCTAGGAAACATGTAAGATGAAAACAAAAGTGATACTGTATGTGCAGTGAATACTACACCCAAAAGGGCAGCCAGAGATGccagagaaaggaaacaagaaaattataaaaacggCTTGTGAGAAAAATAGCAGAAGAAACTCAGGGAACAAATTTGTTAGAaactttttgctttgtggtttatTTCACAACTTGCCATCTAATTTCGCTCCACGTACTTAACCATCCATGCTTGTCTCCAGCATCGCACTACCAGTCCTTTCAATATGTTCTATTCAGGACTTCTTACCTGTACCTGAATGCCTCCCAGACACCTTCTCTCTACAAGTTTTCAAGCTACTTTAGTGAGTCTAGGGTGAGAGTAGCAACTAATTCAGTCCTGAGTCCCTAAGACTGGTTTAGAAGCTCTGCCCACTCCCGTGAAAAGTTCcctcaacaaacaaaaacaattgccATTCAGTCAACATTTATAGGTATAATTAGGTAATGGGGAATTTTGTTTAACACTATTAGTACCACCAGCCCAAGACAGCAGAAAGTTCACAACTTTGGAAAAGAACTTGAATTCTGGACAAGGCTCAATGTCTTATTAATTGGGGGCCATAAGTCCCACAGGTAAATCTTCGGTTGTATCTGTTGTTAGATTCCCCACTGGTTGGTGCCTGTCAAAAGTATCCTGCTTGTGCAACAAATGTTATCATTATCCTACTTCTTAACCATATAAACTTTGGaaagctacttaacctctctgcagtgttttctattttctattctgAAAATGAATGTGGTAATAATATCCAACTTGAAGAGATATTGCAAGAATTATATAGGACAGCTTATGTAAAATGCACTTAGCAACTTAATGGTCTGTATAATTATTAGTTTCTCTTGGTTGCAATGACTTGGAAGCATTTTAGGATCTTGGAGCATCTTAGAGCCACTGCCATGAAAAACTGTTATTCTTGCTCTGCTTTAGGTAAATGGTTCAACCAGTCTTTATTGTATTCGAATCATCtatcttttcacttttaattattttaactggGCCCTATCCCCATACCCCTTTTTCCTAGGTAGAAGTTTAATGTAGTTCCAATCCTCATTTTTAACTCAATACTTTACTAGGGAAGGCACAACTGTGTAAATTAAACCATATGAAGATTTGAATCAACACAGAGCTATTCAACTCTTTCTTCTACTAATAAAACATCATCATTAAATCTTAATTTAGTATGGCTTATAAGGATATAAAGGATATATCAAGCTATATCTTTGATGAGGAAATGTTTGTTGACAAAATTTATCTATAAATGACCACATCATTTCTGTTATTAGATGGCATTCCATAAATGTTCTCTAAGAACGCTGTTTAATCATTGAGCAGGAAGAGGGTAAATGTGAAGAACAAAACAGAGTGTGGATAAAAGCCAAAAAGCACAGGTAAAGTCAGTTAAGGTgtcctcatttattttcttgatgtTTATGTTTCTCAAAGAAATACATGTGCATTGTTTTAAAAGTCAAGAGCTCTTCAAAATAATAGCAGGCTCCTACCCCCACCTGTTCCCACCCGTATATCAACTCCTTTgaggcaaaaaattaaaacacttttatCTGTGTATTTTTCTAGCAACTTAtctccatatttaaaaaatgacatcctTATACaactatttctttatttgttcatttaggCATTATCTGTTAATCTACTAACATGGAAGATGAAACTTTAGCTTTTTTATGATCTCTCCATACATACTTCTCCTTTCTTACCTACCCAAAATAATAGTATCACATTATTTGACTAAATCAATATTCATTGAGCAATATCATGTGCAATTAGTCCTActtttgtctcctttttctcCGCTTGGTATTAATACCCAGCTGTGATCCTGGACTGTCCTTTTACCACCACCCTGGAAGTTCCCTGTGGCCCCACTGGTATTGGGGCCTCAGGTTTTGTGATTCCATATTTTCCAATGTTTTGGTTCATTCCCTCTTTTTGACAAACTACAAAAAGGGTATCTTTTTGGAGACCTTGCATATCTAAAGATATGTTTTCTACTTTCACACTTGATTGATAACTTTGGCTGCTACGGAATTCTAGTTAAGAATTTTCTCTATGAATTTTGGAGACCTTGCttcattatcttttaaatttctaagtTGCTATGAAAAGTCCAATGCTAATCCTTGTATGGAACCaggtttttgctcttttttttttctttttggaagttTTTAGGAtctcttctttattgtttttccatTGAATATGCTGGTGGGTCTCTTAAATCTGGCAACTCATGTATTTCacttataaaaaatattattgctttttttcataattttcctcTTTCACTTTGTTCTCTTTTAATTGGGACTGACTACTAGACAGAGGTTGGACTTCTCTAATCTTTTCTCTTATTATCAATCTCATTGTCTTTTGGTTGAACTTTCAGAGACATTTATTCAActtaatattctaatttttgcatttagttattttaatttctgctatcatattttttaatttctaagagttCTTTTCTGTTCTCTCAATATTCCTTTCAATAATATCCTGCTTTCATTTCAGACATGTGATTACTTTCCTCTCTGACAATATTAATTATAGACTTGGGCATTTGGGAAATTTTCTTATGCAGTATCATCTCTTTCCTCCAAGATTGTTTtcctatttgtatattttgttacCATCACTGCCTTTTAAATCAGACACGTTCCTCAAATGTCTTTTGAATGACAGTTCCTATTTAACAGTTTCACCCTAAAAAGCTCACTGGCAATTCTGGGTATGGGAAAGGGCTAGCTAGTTGATGGGCTTTCAGCAGAGGGCGATGAGACAGTGTACCTGCATTTACACTGGGATGGAGTACTCCTCCAAATGTCAGTATCTGTCGTTCTTTTTCCTGAATGTGTCTGACAACCATATATCCTCCTTCAACCAACTGCTTGTTGGAGGCAGTGGCTGCCAATGTTCTGGATGTGGATTTGAGGAAGAGGTTAACTAAATGTGTGTGCAGGAGGGACGCGCCCACAATTCAGCATGTAAACTTTCATGTCATTCTGCTTTCAGTGAAGTACCACATCTCTGCCCTTGACTGTACCTTGGGCCTCAAAGCTGAGTTTCTCTAATTCAATCTGTCAAAAAAGTGAATCTCAAGGCTTCTACTAAGGTGTGGAGGGCCCAGGTGGAGGAACTGCAGGTTTCCCTATCAAACCTTCTCAGATGCTTCTTTATCAGTTCTTTGAATCCATCCCCCTATGTCCATATGCTTTGCTTCTAACAACTCTCACTTGCAGGCTTCTTTAGAGCCCTACTTTTGGGCTACAAGTACAACTTCAGCAGCATGCCAAGAGAGTCTGTAGTACCTGAAAATTTACATACCCCCCACCACCAGCTGGAGCTCATTACTGGTACAAAAGTGTACCTCTAGCCTAGAGTGTAATATACACTCCAGAGCTTCCCTACAAGATGAGACAGAGGCTGGAATTTAGCCTAAGATCACACTCTtgcttcatttccttccattcactGCTTCCTAGTTTCCCCATTCTCATACTGGTTTCTCTTTGGAACACCTCCTTAATAAACAATTCCATATGAATCCACATCTCAGGTTCAACTTTTGGGAAATCTGGCCTAAGACTATCCTCTGGTTGCTCAGATTTGGGAAAGTATCTGGGAATCTAACCACTGTTTATCAAACTTGCAACTAATTCTGTTTTCATACATGACCCACACCCCCACTAACACCAGAGACACCTGGAACCTCCAATTCCTGAAACTTTCtactgttcaggaggctgagacttcCAGGCTTCTGGAAGTTTGTGGAAAATGTAGAGCACCTTCatgtattgtcattttaaatagaAACTTTAGAAACATTTTGCATTTGATAGAGTTGAGTTCAGGCTATTCTTCCAAGCA of the Pongo abelii isolate AG06213 chromosome X, NHGRI_mPonAbe1-v2.0_pri, whole genome shotgun sequence genome contains:
- the LOC100457325 gene encoding transcription factor Dp-1, with the translated sequence MAKDAGLIEANGELKVFIDQNLSSGKGVVSLVAVHPSTVNPLGKQLLPKTFGQSNVSIAQQVVIGMPQRPAASNTLVVGSSHTPSTHFASQNQPSDSSPRSAGKRNRKGENCKGLRHFSMKVCEKVQRKGTTSYNEVADELVAEFSAADNHILPNESAYDQKNIRRRVYDALNVLMAMNIISKEKKEIKWIGLPTSSAQECQNLEVERQRRLERIKQKQSQLQELILQQIAFKNLVQRNRHAEQQASRPPPPNSVIHLPFIVVNTSKKTVINCSISNDKLEYLFNFDNTFEIQGDIEVLKRMGMACWLESGSCSAEDLKMARSLVPKALEPYVTEMAQGTVGGKFITAAGSTSKGTRFSASDLTNGADGMLATSSKRSQYSGSRVETPVSYVGEDEEDDDFNENDKDD